A genomic region of Mesorhizobium sp. NZP2077 contains the following coding sequences:
- a CDS encoding RNA polymerase factor sigma-32 — protein sequence MMEDTAGRIMVRAAMKAPYLERDEEHRLALLWKEDNDQNALHCITVAHMRLVISMASKFRHYGLPLGDLIQEGHVGLLEAAARFEPEREVRFSTYATWWIRASMQDYILRNWSIVRGGTSSAQKALFFNLRRLRARLANGAEPLSNTTLYREVSVALGVSEADVAMMDSRLSAPDSSLNMPLGDDAGATERMDFLVSDDPLPDEIVGDKIDVARRSLWLKEALHALNARELRIIEERRLNDEGATLEALGETLGISKERVRQIEARAMEKLKVALVKQNPEFLATAA from the coding sequence ATGATGGAAGACACGGCAGGACGGATCATGGTCCGCGCGGCGATGAAAGCGCCCTACCTCGAACGGGACGAGGAACATCGGCTGGCCTTGCTGTGGAAGGAAGACAACGATCAGAACGCGCTGCACTGCATCACTGTCGCCCATATGCGGCTGGTCATTTCCATGGCCTCCAAATTCCGCCACTACGGCCTGCCGCTCGGCGACCTGATCCAGGAAGGACATGTCGGCCTGCTCGAGGCCGCCGCCCGCTTCGAGCCCGAGCGCGAAGTGCGGTTTTCGACCTATGCGACATGGTGGATCCGCGCCTCGATGCAGGATTACATCCTGCGCAACTGGTCGATCGTGCGCGGCGGTACCAGCTCGGCGCAGAAAGCTCTGTTCTTCAACTTGCGACGGTTGCGTGCCCGGCTGGCGAACGGCGCGGAGCCGCTTTCCAACACAACCCTCTACCGCGAGGTGTCGGTCGCGCTTGGCGTCTCCGAGGCCGACGTGGCGATGATGGATTCACGGCTGTCGGCGCCTGACTCCTCACTCAACATGCCGCTTGGCGACGATGCCGGCGCCACCGAGCGGATGGACTTTCTTGTCTCCGACGACCCGCTGCCCGATGAGATTGTCGGCGACAAGATCGACGTGGCACGTCGCTCGCTGTGGCTGAAAGAGGCTCTTCACGCGCTCAATGCGCGGGAACTCAGGATCATCGAGGAACGCCGGCTGAACGATGAGGGCGCCACGCTCGAAGCGCTCGGCGAGACGCTCGGCATTTCCAAGGAACGCGTCCGCCAGATCGAGGCCCGCGCCATGGAAAAGCTGAAGGTCGCGCTGGTGAAACAGAATCCGGAATTTCTGGCGACAGCCGCCTGA
- a CDS encoding amino acid ABC transporter substrate-binding protein, with the protein MKWLKSFIVAGTLQVLAVTSGHAGANLDQIKQAGTLKVGTEGTYAPFTYHDASGALVGFDVEIAKAIGDKLGVKVEFLEGKWDGLIAGLDVSRYDAVINEVGITDARKAKYDFSDPYIASKAVLIVRGDNSDIKTFADLKGKKSAQSLTSNFGKLAETNGAELVGTDGFDQSIQLLLTGRADATINDSLSFLDFKKHKPDANVKVAAQAENADYSGVIVRKGDPELVAAINKALADIKADGTYKKIADTYFGQDVSK; encoded by the coding sequence ATGAAATGGCTCAAGTCGTTTATCGTCGCTGGAACGCTGCAGGTTCTGGCGGTCACATCGGGCCATGCCGGCGCGAATCTCGATCAGATCAAGCAGGCCGGCACCCTCAAGGTTGGCACCGAGGGCACTTACGCACCCTTCACCTATCATGACGCTTCCGGCGCGCTGGTCGGCTTCGATGTCGAGATCGCCAAGGCGATCGGCGACAAGCTTGGCGTCAAGGTCGAGTTCCTCGAAGGCAAATGGGATGGATTGATCGCCGGCCTCGACGTCAGCCGTTATGACGCCGTCATCAACGAGGTCGGCATCACCGATGCCCGCAAGGCCAAGTACGACTTTTCCGATCCCTACATTGCCTCCAAGGCCGTGCTGATCGTGCGCGGCGACAACAGCGACATCAAGACTTTCGCCGATCTCAAGGGCAAGAAGTCGGCGCAGTCGCTGACCTCGAACTTCGGCAAACTGGCCGAGACAAACGGCGCCGAACTCGTCGGCACCGACGGCTTCGACCAGTCGATCCAACTGCTTTTGACCGGCCGCGCCGACGCCACGATCAACGACAGCCTGTCGTTCCTCGACTTCAAGAAGCACAAGCCCGACGCCAATGTGAAGGTCGCCGCGCAAGCGGAAAACGCCGACTATTCCGGCGTCATCGTGCGCAAGGGCGATCCGGAACTGGTTGCCGCCATCAACAAGGCGCTGGCCGACATCAAGGCTGACGGCACCTACAAGAAGATCGCCGACACCTATTTCGGCCAGGACGTTTCGAAGTAA
- a CDS encoding amino acid ABC transporter permease: MPHWLQLMLESLPSLLWAALIFTVPLTLLSFVLGLTVGLGAALGRLFGPKPLVALVRFYVWIFRGTPLLVQLFLIFYGLPSVGILLDAFTAALIGFTLNIGAYTSEIIRAAIGSVPKGQWEAAYSIGMTWSQAMRRTILPQAGRFAVPPLSNTFISLVKDTSLAAAITVPEMFQAAQRIVATTYEPLILYVEAAILYLALSSVLSALQTRLESRLNRYGGFLEARS; the protein is encoded by the coding sequence GTGCCGCACTGGCTGCAACTGATGCTGGAGTCGCTGCCTTCGCTGCTCTGGGCCGCTCTGATCTTCACCGTACCGTTGACGCTGCTGTCCTTCGTCCTCGGCTTGACGGTTGGCCTCGGGGCAGCACTCGGCCGGCTGTTCGGGCCGAAGCCGCTGGTCGCCCTGGTGCGCTTCTATGTCTGGATCTTCCGCGGCACGCCGCTCCTGGTGCAGCTATTCCTGATCTTCTACGGCCTGCCGTCGGTCGGCATCCTGCTCGACGCTTTCACGGCCGCGCTGATCGGCTTCACGCTCAACATCGGCGCCTACACGTCGGAGATCATCCGTGCTGCGATCGGTTCGGTGCCGAAAGGCCAGTGGGAAGCCGCCTATTCGATTGGCATGACCTGGAGCCAGGCGATGCGGCGCACCATCCTGCCGCAGGCCGGCCGGTTCGCGGTGCCGCCGCTCTCCAACACCTTCATCTCGCTGGTCAAGGACACTTCGCTGGCCGCCGCCATCACCGTGCCGGAGATGTTCCAGGCGGCGCAGCGCATCGTCGCCACCACCTATGAGCCGCTGATCCTCTATGTCGAGGCGGCGATCCTCTATCTGGCGCTGAGCTCGGTGCTGTCGGCCCTGCAGACGCGGCTGGAAAGCCGGCTCAACCGCTATGGCGGCTTCCTGGAGGCACGCTCATGA
- a CDS encoding amino acid ABC transporter ATP-binding protein translates to MIGLSNIEKRFGDNLVLKGVTVTIAEGSVTALVGPSGGGKSTLLRCINLLEIPTSGTVRIGDETLEFRPGGKVAAKDIQRLRLQTGMVFQNFQLFPHRTAIDNVMEGLVTVLKWPTEKARERALALLEKVGMAHKADAWPATLSGGQQQRVAIARALAPSPKVLLCDEPTSALDPELAQEVVDVLGKLASEGTTMVMATHDLRLASKIAQEAVFLDAGVIVEKGPSAVLFGNPEQQRTKRFIATLKQEAEKEGGGQA, encoded by the coding sequence ATGATCGGCCTCAGCAACATCGAAAAGCGCTTCGGCGACAATCTCGTGCTGAAGGGTGTCACCGTTACCATCGCCGAAGGCAGTGTCACTGCCCTCGTCGGCCCCTCCGGCGGTGGCAAGAGTACGCTTCTGCGCTGCATCAACCTGCTGGAGATACCCACCTCGGGAACCGTGCGCATTGGCGATGAGACGCTCGAGTTCCGGCCAGGCGGCAAGGTCGCGGCCAAGGATATCCAGCGCCTGCGCCTGCAGACCGGCATGGTGTTCCAGAATTTCCAGCTATTCCCGCATCGCACGGCGATCGATAATGTGATGGAAGGGCTGGTGACGGTGCTGAAATGGCCGACGGAGAAGGCGCGCGAGCGGGCGCTTGCTTTGCTGGAAAAGGTCGGCATGGCGCACAAGGCCGATGCCTGGCCGGCGACGCTGTCGGGCGGCCAGCAACAGCGCGTGGCGATCGCGCGTGCGCTGGCGCCGTCGCCGAAAGTGCTGCTGTGCGACGAGCCGACTTCGGCGCTCGATCCGGAACTGGCGCAAGAAGTGGTCGACGTGCTGGGGAAGCTCGCCAGCGAGGGCACGACCATGGTGATGGCGACGCATGATCTGCGGCTTGCCTCCAAGATCGCGCAGGAAGCGGTGTTCCTCGATGCTGGCGTCATCGTCGAGAAGGGGCCTTCCGCCGTGCTGTTCGGCAATCCGGAGCAGCAACGCACGAAGCGGTTCATCGCGACGCTGAAGCAGGAGGCGGAGAAGGAAGGCGGCGGCCAGGCGTAG
- a CDS encoding CarD family transcriptional regulator: MATITPQKKSTGARHGFKTGEYIVYPAHGVGQIVSIDEQEVAGHKLELFVIDFQKDKMRLKVPVAKATSIGMRKLSEEDYVERALKVVQGRARVKRTMWSRRAQEYDAKINSGDLISISEVVRDLYRADNQPEQSYSERQLYEAALDRMAREIAAVNRMSETEAVRLIEVNLNKGPKRGAKADNEEAEQEEAA; this comes from the coding sequence ATGGCAACGATCACCCCCCAGAAGAAGTCCACTGGTGCGCGTCATGGTTTCAAGACCGGCGAGTACATCGTCTACCCGGCGCACGGCGTTGGCCAGATCGTGTCGATCGACGAGCAGGAAGTGGCTGGCCACAAGCTTGAACTGTTCGTCATCGACTTCCAGAAGGACAAGATGCGCCTGAAGGTTCCGGTCGCCAAGGCGACCTCCATCGGCATGCGCAAGCTGTCGGAAGAGGATTATGTCGAGCGCGCGCTGAAGGTCGTGCAGGGCCGCGCCCGCGTCAAGCGCACCATGTGGTCGCGCCGCGCCCAGGAATATGATGCCAAGATCAATTCGGGCGACCTGATCTCTATCTCGGAAGTCGTGCGCGACCTCTACCGCGCCGACAACCAGCCGGAGCAGTCCTATTCCGAACGCCAGCTCTATGAGGCGGCACTCGACCGCATGGCCCGCGAGATCGCGGCCGTCAACCGCATGTCGGAAACCGAAGCCGTGCGCCTGATCGAGGTGAACCTCAACAAGGGCCCTAAGCGCGGCGCCAAGGCCGACAATGAGGAAGCCGAGCAGGAAGAAGCTGCCTGA
- the fdxA gene encoding ferredoxin FdxA, with translation MTYVVTDNCIKCKYMDCIEVCPVDCFYEGENMLVIHPDECIDCGVCEPECPADAIKPDTEPGLDKWLQINTEYADKWPNITAKKEPPADAKTFDGEAGKFEKYFSAEPGEGD, from the coding sequence ATGACCTATGTCGTGACCGACAATTGCATCAAATGCAAATATATGGACTGCATCGAGGTCTGTCCGGTCGACTGTTTCTATGAAGGGGAGAACATGCTCGTCATCCATCCCGACGAGTGCATCGACTGCGGCGTCTGCGAGCCCGAATGCCCCGCCGACGCGATCAAGCCCGACACCGAGCCCGGCCTCGACAAATGGCTGCAGATCAACACCGAATATGCCGACAAATGGCCCAACATCACCGCCAAGAAGGAGCCGCCGGCAGACGCCAAGACCTTCGACGGTGAGGCAGGCAAGTTCGAGAAATACTTCTCGGCCGAACCCGGCGAAGGCGATTGA
- a CDS encoding RNA-binding S4 domain-containing protein, which produces MVAEGRQRIDKWLFFSRAVKSRSLAAKLVVAGRVHINRDKAAQASDLVKPGDVLTITLDRRIFVWKVLGAGVRRGPAEEARTLYEDMSPPPAPKGEALPDAIPALREAGSGRPTKRERRQTDRLLGED; this is translated from the coding sequence ATGGTTGCAGAAGGCCGCCAGCGGATCGACAAATGGCTCTTCTTCTCGCGCGCGGTGAAATCACGCTCGCTGGCGGCGAAGCTGGTCGTCGCGGGGCGGGTGCACATCAATCGCGACAAAGCAGCGCAGGCCTCCGATCTGGTCAAGCCGGGCGACGTCCTAACCATCACGCTCGACCGGCGCATCTTCGTCTGGAAGGTGCTCGGCGCCGGTGTCCGGCGCGGCCCGGCGGAGGAAGCCCGCACCCTCTATGAGGACATGTCGCCGCCGCCCGCACCGAAGGGTGAGGCGCTTCCCGATGCTATCCCGGCGCTGCGCGAGGCCGGCAGCGGCCGCCCGACCAAGAGAGAGCGCCGCCAGACCGACCGCTTGCTTGGCGAAGATTGA